A genomic region of Vitreoscilla filiformis contains the following coding sequences:
- a CDS encoding gp436 family protein, which produces MSYITPADLLAEFGEDEMIDLTDRATPRTHAVDTAVAQRACDRANSEVDAVLMGRYTLPLSSVPVLLRYIAQDLAYFYLHLGTPPEHIKTRYDTAQKNLGFIRRGELQLGVDAVGAPLVDTSSNLPAVVSDGRNFKRGY; this is translated from the coding sequence ATGAGCTACATCACCCCAGCGGATTTGTTGGCCGAGTTTGGCGAGGACGAGATGATCGACCTCACCGACCGCGCCACGCCCCGCACCCACGCTGTGGATACCGCTGTGGCCCAACGCGCTTGCGACCGGGCCAATTCGGAGGTGGATGCGGTGCTGATGGGGCGCTACACGCTGCCACTCTCATCGGTGCCGGTGCTGCTGCGCTACATCGCGCAGGATCTGGCGTATTTCTATTTGCACCTGGGCACGCCGCCCGAGCACATCAAAACCCGCTACGACACGGCGCAAAAGAACCTGGGTTTCATCCGCCGAGGTGAATTGCAATTGGGTGTCGATGCAGTGGGTGCGCCGCTGGTGGATACCAGCAGCAATTTGCCAGCCGTGGTTTCTGACGGGCGCAACTTCAAACGGGGTTATTGA
- a CDS encoding phage tail terminator protein — MGAPNNSAWAADFLFVGRAMAARLAASVPALRESLMVDEIEPTATRTRQVPAALVMLHDQSPDGGGDGYSDVSVVRQQWLVFLVDKTGRNTADRGGEKVGPLLPQIVQCLHGWRVPGTSRNLAWAPGAPTPKYFQDGTVMFPLLFSTQFSV; from the coding sequence ATGGGCGCCCCGAACAACTCGGCATGGGCGGCGGACTTCCTTTTTGTAGGACGTGCCATGGCGGCGCGGCTGGCTGCGAGTGTCCCTGCGCTGCGTGAGAGTTTGATGGTGGATGAAATCGAACCGACAGCCACCAGGACGCGCCAAGTTCCTGCGGCTTTGGTGATGCTGCATGACCAATCCCCAGACGGCGGGGGGGATGGGTATTCGGACGTGTCTGTGGTCAGGCAGCAATGGCTGGTGTTCCTGGTCGATAAAACCGGGCGCAATACCGCTGACCGAGGTGGTGAAAAGGTGGGGCCGTTGCTGCCGCAAATTGTCCAATGCCTGCACGGATGGCGTGTGCCTGGCACAAGCCGCAATCTGGCATGGGCGCCTGGTGCCCCCACACCGAAGTATTTCCAAGATGGCACCGTGATGTTTCCGCTGCTGTTTTCAACTCAGTTTTCAGTTTGA
- a CDS encoding phage tail tube protein, protein MNSKSLLLVGSLYARAVGTTGAFFPLLNGKAEITHSLDTQDVPNYGRTGGGKDQILSRVKDVKVELELWRWDKRNWALALGAPESAIVDTAPVVDEAHVAYVGGMVRLNHVASAITGVKDASNAACIEGTDYKLVPGGLIPLEGGSIADGEAIKVSYTKAAYINYQACTRLDAELECFYVGENENDGNKLVTADFHRLYVPPTDKIALMGEKLQSLKLKAELLADTTKGQGLSAFYSLRAQV, encoded by the coding sequence ATGAACTCGAAATCATTGCTCCTGGTTGGCAGTCTGTACGCCCGCGCGGTGGGTACCACGGGCGCCTTCTTCCCTTTGCTGAATGGCAAGGCGGAAATTACCCACAGCCTGGACACCCAGGACGTACCGAACTACGGCCGCACAGGCGGTGGCAAGGATCAAATCCTCTCCCGCGTGAAAGACGTCAAGGTGGAGCTGGAGCTGTGGCGTTGGGACAAGCGGAACTGGGCGCTGGCGTTGGGGGCGCCGGAAAGCGCCATCGTGGACACCGCCCCGGTGGTCGATGAGGCCCATGTTGCGTATGTGGGCGGCATGGTGCGGTTGAACCATGTCGCGTCGGCGATCACCGGTGTCAAGGATGCATCCAATGCTGCGTGCATTGAAGGGACGGACTACAAGCTGGTGCCGGGTGGCCTGATCCCCTTGGAAGGCGGCAGCATTGCCGATGGGGAGGCCATCAAGGTCAGTTACACCAAGGCCGCGTACATCAACTACCAGGCCTGCACGCGCTTGGATGCCGAGCTGGAGTGCTTTTACGTCGGCGAAAACGAGAACGATGGCAACAAGTTGGTGACGGCTGACTTCCATCGCTTGTACGTGCCGCCGACCGACAAGATTGCACTGATGGGCGAAAAGCTGCAAAGCCTGAAGCTCAAAGCCGAACTGCTGGCCGACACAACGAAGGGCCAAGGCCTCAGCGCGTTCTACAGCCTGCGCGCCCAGGTGTGA
- a CDS encoding phage tail tape measure protein, with protein sequence MAGPIDIILRLRLLADGVMSGLSGIGAKVTAVAAAVTTYFTSKLFAGAVSSAADLEAKLSEVKAVSGASAQEMQALRKAAEDAGATTKYSATEAATALGNLTRAGLSADQAMQALPATLQLAQAGGVDLGQAAEFITKAVMGMGLAFGDAGRVADVLAKGANASNTSVTGLAEALSYTAPIAKSVGLSLEQTVAIIGKFADAGIDASRAGTALNAILSQFSDPASKFRTELGTIGIITNDFGEALRQLGTKGAVGERAILAVGTEAGPALRSLLNQGIGALDELTGKLKNAKGSAAETAAVMGDNLRGALGGLSSAWETVMNALGTPTLPILKDGVNQLAAALSAAVSNGTVGKFGDALAAAFKAAIEWGTRFVGAVDFEAVSVQLQTFATNLSVTLDDLGAKAKNAGNVVQTAYGVMSAGGNTVLAGVYVLGAGFSSLVQSAQAWYALYLDMMSKVTFGEVSARYKLAADEVRVSAAASGAATDAFMAKARQAMDDAATAAESAQSGWDGLTQSQTQAAAQAPKVVQAQADVKAAVEATSSAASAAGAAASAAGEAAKTGSQAQQAAAEAAREKVATLRAEYEKAVDAGEWQRAAEIQRQLTAALQGTTAATKESAAAAKVVEGAFERLGITSVDRLTMMADAAKRDYQIIRDAGTTAARDKQAAFEKYASAAIAANGGVVTAELRAQAAAQGMGVAVDEAGHAVVKSLSAIPAAADAATEAMRKTREEAEKTASAVVAVVKNSAVEKRNGEVKSLFDDDYRKRTGDGTTAGGNTLMSVINDLKGYGLDDEAAQQIAREFVDASGNVPYMNNPGQRKYGGPGGGRCRQPCKLPPVSTSTARTATAAKWPGVPLPLRPPHQRPQRRARWRRLRLRHLLRPPHRARCTPWPSRSIGAAKRPWRWPRRMTLRPWWRCCAASNLTPHE encoded by the coding sequence ATGGCAGGCCCCATTGACATCATCCTGAGACTGCGCCTCCTGGCTGACGGTGTGATGTCCGGCCTGAGTGGCATTGGCGCGAAAGTGACGGCGGTGGCGGCAGCAGTCACCACGTACTTTACGAGCAAGCTGTTTGCCGGCGCGGTGAGCAGCGCGGCCGATTTGGAGGCCAAACTCTCCGAGGTCAAGGCGGTATCGGGTGCCAGCGCCCAGGAAATGCAGGCCCTGCGCAAAGCGGCTGAGGATGCGGGTGCAACCACCAAATACTCGGCAACTGAAGCGGCCACAGCGCTGGGTAACCTGACCCGTGCGGGGCTGAGCGCCGATCAGGCAATGCAGGCCCTGCCTGCCACGTTGCAGTTGGCGCAAGCGGGTGGCGTGGATCTGGGTCAAGCCGCCGAGTTCATCACCAAGGCGGTGATGGGGATGGGGCTGGCGTTTGGCGATGCGGGCCGCGTGGCTGATGTACTGGCCAAAGGCGCCAACGCCAGCAACACCAGTGTGACGGGGTTGGCTGAGGCGCTGAGCTACACAGCCCCCATTGCCAAGTCGGTGGGTCTGAGCCTGGAACAGACCGTCGCCATCATTGGCAAGTTCGCCGATGCGGGGATCGATGCCAGCCGGGCGGGCACGGCACTGAATGCGATCCTGAGCCAGTTCAGCGACCCGGCCAGCAAGTTCCGCACGGAGCTGGGCACGATCGGGATCATCACCAACGACTTCGGCGAGGCGCTGCGCCAGTTGGGCACCAAGGGCGCCGTGGGTGAGCGCGCCATCTTGGCGGTTGGGACGGAGGCGGGGCCGGCGCTGCGGTCACTGTTGAATCAGGGCATCGGGGCACTGGATGAGCTGACGGGGAAGCTCAAAAATGCCAAAGGCAGCGCCGCCGAGACGGCTGCTGTGATGGGCGACAACCTGCGCGGGGCGCTGGGTGGGTTGAGCAGCGCGTGGGAAACGGTGATGAATGCCCTGGGCACACCGACGCTGCCCATCCTGAAAGACGGTGTGAACCAACTGGCTGCGGCGCTGTCTGCGGCGGTCAGTAATGGGACGGTGGGGAAGTTCGGGGATGCCTTGGCTGCTGCGTTCAAGGCGGCCATTGAGTGGGGCACCCGGTTTGTAGGCGCGGTGGATTTTGAGGCCGTGTCGGTGCAGTTGCAGACGTTTGCCACCAACCTATCGGTGACTCTGGACGACCTCGGCGCCAAAGCCAAGAACGCCGGCAACGTGGTGCAGACCGCGTATGGGGTGATGAGCGCCGGGGGCAACACAGTACTGGCGGGCGTGTATGTGCTGGGTGCGGGGTTCTCCAGCTTGGTTCAGTCGGCGCAGGCCTGGTACGCGTTGTACCTGGACATGATGTCCAAGGTGACATTTGGCGAAGTCAGTGCCCGGTACAAACTGGCGGCCGACGAGGTGCGCGTCAGTGCAGCGGCCTCTGGGGCGGCCACGGATGCATTCATGGCCAAGGCCCGCCAGGCAATGGATGACGCTGCCACAGCGGCTGAGAGTGCCCAATCGGGTTGGGATGGTCTGACGCAATCGCAGACGCAGGCTGCGGCCCAGGCACCGAAGGTGGTGCAGGCGCAGGCTGATGTGAAGGCGGCGGTGGAGGCCACCAGCTCGGCGGCAAGCGCTGCGGGTGCAGCGGCCAGTGCGGCGGGCGAAGCAGCCAAGACTGGATCGCAGGCCCAACAAGCGGCGGCGGAGGCGGCGCGCGAAAAGGTGGCCACGTTGCGGGCCGAGTACGAAAAGGCTGTGGACGCGGGCGAATGGCAGCGGGCGGCGGAAATTCAGCGGCAGTTGACAGCGGCGCTGCAAGGGACGACAGCAGCCACGAAAGAGAGTGCCGCAGCGGCCAAGGTGGTTGAAGGGGCGTTTGAGCGCCTGGGGATCACGAGCGTCGATCGGCTCACGATGATGGCGGATGCGGCCAAGCGGGATTACCAAATCATCCGCGATGCGGGCACCACAGCAGCACGAGACAAGCAAGCTGCGTTTGAGAAATATGCGTCGGCGGCCATCGCTGCCAATGGTGGTGTGGTCACCGCTGAACTGCGGGCGCAGGCTGCGGCGCAGGGGATGGGTGTTGCAGTGGATGAGGCGGGGCACGCTGTGGTCAAGTCGCTGTCGGCCATTCCCGCCGCTGCTGATGCCGCGACTGAGGCAATGCGGAAGACCCGTGAAGAAGCTGAGAAAACCGCCTCAGCAGTGGTCGCTGTGGTGAAAAACAGTGCTGTGGAGAAACGCAACGGTGAAGTGAAGTCACTGTTCGATGACGATTACCGCAAGCGCACCGGAGACGGCACCACCGCTGGCGGCAACACGCTGATGAGCGTGATCAATGACCTCAAGGGCTATGGCTTGGACGACGAAGCGGCGCAGCAGATCGCCCGCGAGTTTGTGGATGCAAGCGGCAACGTCCCCTACATGAACAACCCCGGCCAACGGAAGTACGGCGGGCCGGGGGGGGGACGCTGTCGTCAGCCCTGCAAACTGCCGCCAGTCAGTACCTCTACGGCAAGGACGGCCACGGCGGCGAAATGGCCCGGCGTGCCGCTGCCGCTGCGGCCCCCGCACCAGCGCCCGCAGCGTCGGGCCAGGTGGCGGCGCCTGCGCCTGCGCCATCTGCTGCGCCCACCACATCGCGCACGGTGTACGCCGTGGCCATCACGATCAATCGGGGCCGCGAAGAGGCCGTGGAGATGGCCTCGCAGGATGACGCTCAGGCCCTGGTGGCGATGCTGCGCCGCCTCGAATCTGACGCCGCACGAGTAG
- a CDS encoding Com family DNA-binding transcriptional regulator, translating into MNEEIRCGCNKLLARARFIGRVQIKCPRCGTMCDVTRDTIPQSPDRHRATHQRGRLCEPDDNQTGQLGR; encoded by the coding sequence ATGAATGAGGAAATCAGGTGCGGCTGTAACAAGCTGCTGGCGCGTGCACGGTTTATCGGCCGAGTGCAAATCAAATGCCCGCGATGCGGCACCATGTGCGACGTGACCAGGGACACGATCCCGCAATCCCCCGATCGCCACAGAGCGACTCATCAACGAGGACGGCTCTGTGAACCAGACGACAACCAAACCGGCCAGCTTGGCCGCTGA
- a CDS encoding DNA adenine methylase: protein MNQTTTKPASLAADGPKRAVLRYFGGKWAIAPWVLRHLPPHRIYVEPFGGAASVLMRKTRSEIEVYNDLDSEIVSLFRVIQDPMQCAALMRKLRRTPYARAEFDQAFMSSTDPVVTAQRTIIRAYLSFHHASVFDPRKRSFADARHRTGSGRGKAGEWVTYPRSLVAVRRRLQGVVIECRDALAVIKAQDTPQTLHFVDPPYVPSTRSDTGYRHELTTQQHVELLEVLLGCKGMVVLAGYPSALYDEMLVGWRRVERAHFAVGVLRQPRTEVLWISPRAADALP, encoded by the coding sequence GTGAACCAGACGACAACCAAACCGGCCAGCTTGGCCGCTGATGGCCCCAAGCGGGCGGTGCTGCGCTACTTTGGAGGCAAGTGGGCGATTGCCCCGTGGGTGCTTCGGCACCTTCCACCCCACCGCATTTACGTCGAGCCGTTTGGTGGCGCGGCCAGCGTGCTGATGCGCAAGACCCGCAGCGAGATTGAGGTCTACAACGACCTCGACAGTGAGATCGTGTCGCTGTTCCGCGTCATCCAAGACCCGATGCAATGCGCAGCGCTGATGCGCAAGCTGCGCCGCACACCCTACGCCCGCGCCGAGTTTGACCAGGCGTTCATGTCGTCTACCGATCCGGTGGTGACGGCTCAGCGCACGATCATTCGCGCCTATTTGTCGTTTCACCACGCATCGGTGTTCGATCCGCGCAAGCGGTCGTTTGCCGACGCGCGGCACCGCACGGGGTCAGGCAGGGGCAAGGCCGGCGAATGGGTCACGTACCCGCGCAGCTTGGTGGCTGTCCGGCGTCGGCTGCAAGGCGTGGTGATCGAGTGCCGTGATGCGCTGGCCGTGATCAAAGCCCAGGACACGCCCCAGACGCTGCATTTCGTCGATCCCCCCTACGTCCCCTCCACTCGATCCGACACAGGCTACCGGCATGAGCTGACCACGCAACAGCATGTCGAGCTGCTGGAGGTGCTACTGGGCTGCAAGGGGATGGTGGTGCTGGCCGGATACCCGTCCGCGCTGTACGACGAGATGCTGGTGGGGTGGCGGCGGGTGGAGCGGGCGCATTTTGCTGTGGGAGTTTTGCGACAACCACGCACCGAGGTGCTGTGGATTTCCCCGCGTGCGGCGGATGCGCTGCCGTAG
- a CDS encoding tetratricopeptide repeat protein, with amino-acid sequence MTLPFWCETSADLRFIGIFRHPWAVACSVAARDTGQSLEDGLALWLAYNERLLQAHRRQPFPLLCFDLPPEDFVQQLRHALQTHFADWIETEGLHLEKLGTFYSEALVHQAASQLGDASMLSERGLELLERVRSLYQTLCHLVQVAPLTVESLPADPARQLAFWLPQADALHKAGQAEAELALCQQALAQVQPQDRAPLWRRVLRLRRTLGNAEALLSDLLRISQECPQDPDLLLKGAEWLEQQGEHSGALQILNIAVERAPQWFLLRLRLGQYLMRSQQPEQACAHLEHARLLGPDSSAAHMALMNCYAKLGQRTAAIDSYHAAAQIHNPPHQAMIEHQWAVILTQWGEREKALEHRQRAVNSPHVLPHMVVAFARELLALGQRERALQVLSSAQAAGMESPQLSQLLNRCQA; translated from the coding sequence TTGACGCTGCCGTTCTGGTGCGAAACCTCGGCAGACCTTCGTTTCATTGGCATTTTCCGGCACCCCTGGGCGGTGGCTTGTTCGGTTGCTGCCCGCGATACGGGGCAGTCCCTTGAGGATGGATTGGCCCTGTGGCTGGCGTACAACGAGCGTTTATTGCAAGCGCATCGCCGCCAGCCATTTCCGTTGCTGTGTTTCGATCTGCCGCCCGAAGATTTTGTGCAGCAACTGCGCCACGCACTTCAGACCCATTTTGCGGATTGGATCGAAACGGAAGGGCTCCACTTGGAGAAGCTCGGTACGTTCTACAGCGAGGCGTTGGTTCACCAAGCGGCCTCGCAGTTGGGGGATGCGTCGATGCTGTCCGAGCGGGGGCTGGAGCTGCTGGAGCGTGTGAGGTCGCTGTACCAGACGCTGTGTCATTTGGTGCAAGTGGCGCCCCTCACCGTTGAGAGCCTGCCTGCGGATCCGGCGCGTCAGTTGGCCTTCTGGCTTCCTCAGGCCGACGCCTTGCACAAAGCGGGTCAAGCAGAAGCTGAGTTGGCGTTGTGTCAGCAAGCGCTGGCGCAGGTGCAGCCACAGGATCGGGCACCGCTGTGGCGCCGGGTGCTGCGTCTGCGGCGGACTCTGGGCAACGCCGAAGCGTTATTGAGTGACCTACTGCGGATCAGCCAAGAGTGCCCGCAAGACCCGGACTTGCTGCTCAAAGGCGCGGAGTGGTTGGAGCAGCAAGGTGAGCATTCAGGCGCTCTGCAAATTCTGAACATCGCCGTGGAGCGGGCGCCCCAGTGGTTTCTTCTTCGGTTGCGTTTGGGCCAGTATCTGATGAGATCGCAGCAGCCGGAGCAAGCCTGCGCGCACTTGGAGCATGCCCGCTTGCTCGGCCCCGACAGCAGCGCTGCACACATGGCGTTGATGAACTGTTACGCCAAGCTGGGGCAGCGCACGGCTGCCATCGATAGCTACCACGCTGCGGCGCAGATCCACAACCCCCCGCACCAAGCCATGATCGAGCACCAATGGGCGGTCATCCTGACGCAATGGGGCGAGCGCGAGAAGGCATTGGAACACCGCCAGCGTGCCGTGAATTCTCCCCATGTGTTGCCGCACATGGTGGTGGCGTTTGCTCGGGAGTTGTTGGCGTTGGGCCAGCGTGAGCGGGCGCTGCAAGTGTTGTCTTCGGCCCAGGCGGCGGGGATGGAGTCCCCGCAGTTGAGCCAGTTGTTGAATCGCTGTCAGGCCTGA
- a CDS encoding AraC family transcriptional regulator, whose protein sequence is MPSLRRRSSRAEVAPATPHLFAPTAQRPVRCKHTTHAADTRVVPHRHAWAQLAYSSVGVMRVEAAQGTFMAPPSRAVWIPPGVEHAVTAVEHSHYHTLYLDQPPPHPPRDGQDWHHCRVLEVTDLLRAVILALDVRSDAEPPPSPLELARERHLVAVLHDELSSARPVPLGLPMPRDKRLHQLCAAILDDPARHTTLAAWATDAGASERTLARLFRAELGTSYARWRQQALIARAMVLAAAGHPMNHIASALGYASPSAFSAMVRRELGDSPRRMFFNRRDPQA, encoded by the coding sequence ATGCCAAGTCTGCGCCGCCGATCGAGCCGGGCGGAGGTGGCACCCGCCACGCCCCACCTGTTCGCCCCCACCGCCCAGCGCCCGGTGCGCTGCAAACACACCACGCACGCGGCGGACACCCGCGTCGTGCCGCACCGCCACGCTTGGGCGCAATTGGCTTACTCCAGCGTGGGGGTGATGCGAGTGGAAGCCGCACAAGGCACCTTCATGGCGCCGCCCTCCCGGGCGGTTTGGATTCCGCCGGGGGTGGAACATGCCGTCACTGCCGTCGAGCACAGCCACTACCACACGCTCTACCTCGATCAACCCCCACCCCACCCGCCTCGTGATGGGCAGGATTGGCACCACTGCCGGGTGCTGGAGGTCACCGATTTGCTGCGCGCCGTCATCCTGGCGCTGGACGTGCGCAGCGATGCCGAACCGCCCCCCTCCCCGCTCGAACTGGCCCGCGAACGCCACCTGGTGGCCGTTTTGCACGACGAGTTGAGTTCCGCTCGCCCCGTGCCGCTGGGCCTGCCCATGCCACGCGACAAACGCTTGCACCAGCTTTGCGCCGCCATCTTGGACGACCCGGCACGTCACACCACCCTGGCCGCTTGGGCCACCGACGCCGGCGCCAGTGAACGTACCTTGGCGCGGCTGTTTCGGGCTGAATTGGGCACGAGTTACGCCCGCTGGCGCCAACAAGCGCTCATCGCTCGCGCCATGGTTTTAGCGGCGGCTGGGCATCCGATGAACCACATCGCCAGTGCGCTGGGTTACGCCAGCCCGAGTGCGTTCAGTGCGATGGTGCGGCGAGAACTGGGCGACTCTCCACGCCGAATGTTTTTCAATCGCCGCGACCCTCAGGCCTGA